A segment of the Triticum urartu cultivar G1812 chromosome 1, Tu2.1, whole genome shotgun sequence genome:
AAAAGAAAATATTACAGCTAGCTTCCTGAACGGAGCAGAGAAAAACCACATAAAATTCTAGTGTAACTGTTGATGAAAATCTTGACTCAACAAATTGGAAAACAGACTTTTACTCTCAGATGGAGCAGGATAAAAATCAGAACCGATTTTAATTAAGCTTCCTGGTATGTCCATCTTGCTTTTTCATGACGCCCGGGCGGTATCTCCTCCGTCCTGCTCCAGCAGAGGTGGTGGGTTCATCTTTAAATCTGGGATCGTCCTCGTCAACCTCAAGCTCGTAGGTGACTCTACCCTTAGTTTTTAACTGCTCCCTATAGTTTCTCTGCTCTTCTAGCATCCGGCCCTTGGTGAGCTCCTTGAGCATGGCCAAGTTGGCCCACATTATGCCCAAGTTCGCAGCCAGTTCTGGGTCTCTCCTGACCCATAGGTCGGGCACCTCCGTATCGATGGTTTCTTCCTTGTAGGAGAGGACACGTTTCACATCGCTATCTGGCACCTGAATCAacaccttcttcttcttcttcttcttcttgatcTCTGTCGTCGACAGCTCTGCAGGGTTTCCGGCCGGCTCGCCCCCAGCGGCCGGATCGGCTGGTGCGATTTTCTGAACCTGCGGATCCGACGGCTCCTCATCCTTCTCGAACGAAGAACTTGTGCTTGCCATTGGTGCCTGCGCTGCACCCAATGCTATTGATTTGATGATTTGGATAAGAAATCAGGCACCTGGATgtatatatatacacacgtacgcCGGTACGCGCGAGCTAGGGAGTCCTTGTCGGACTCTTCTGGTGTTTGGTTCGCTGTTTTCGATCCGTTATCTGATTATTACAGCGGTACTCGAAACCGTTACTCCTGTTTGGTAGCGATTGGCTGTAATCAGAGACCCAAACCTGTGCCGCCGCCATCATCATCCTGTCCGGGACGAGCCCTGCATCCTCCCCTGCAGGTTGCAGCAGCTCCAACATGTGCTGAATTTTTTACAATCCAACATGTGCTGAGTTGATTACACGGCCCAGCCAAACACAGTACTGCAACCTGATACCTTTGTGTGCATGAAACAAACAAATTGGCAAATGGCCCCGTCACACCTCCTTTTGCACTGTTATCTGATTCCGTTAACAGTGACGTTACCGCTGGTTGAAACAAACACCTAGTACTAAAGGAAATACCGTATATATGTAGATGTAGGACCTGCCGGAATCAGCAGGAGAAATCCAGACAACAATTCAGTCAGGAACACGAATCAGAAGCAGAGTCTAACACGAGGGGTTGGCTCCAGGTTTGCCGCCAACGCCTACGTCGAGGACAACCACCCCTCCAAAGATCCCAAG
Coding sequences within it:
- the LOC125532623 gene encoding uncharacterized protein LOC125532623 codes for the protein MASTSSSFEKDEEPSDPQVQKIAPADPAAGGEPAGNPAELSTTEIKKKKKKKKVLIQVPDSDVKRVLSYKEETIDTEVPDLWVRRDPELAANLGIMWANLAMLKELTKGRMLEEQRNYREQLKTKGRVTYELEVDEDDPRFKDEPTTSAGAGRRRYRPGVMKKQDGHTRKLN